In Deltaproteobacteria bacterium, the sequence GAGATGTCGGAACGATCGGCGAAATAGGCCACCTCTTGGTAAAATCTTAGCTCATCGAAGTCGCTCCCCTCTAAAAGGACACGCAACCTATCCCGCAATCTCTCCCTATAGGCGTCGACCACAAAGGGGGCCCTGCTTTTGATCTCCTCCATCAGCTTTCTGATCTCCTCCAATCTACCCATCAGGTCCCCACATAGGATTTCTCCCTCCCTTTGCCTGGATTCATCCAAGGCCCGCAATGAGCGATCCATTACAGATGCTATCTCCTCCCAATAGAGCTCTGCGTTCTCCTCCACTTCAAGAAAGGGCAGGATCTCCTTCACCCCCGCTATATGATCCAAGGTCACCTCTCCTTTCAAGCCGAACCTTTCCTTTAACTTGTGTAAGAGGTGGATGTACTCTTCTGCCAAGTTCACATCTGCCTCCAAACGGTACCGGGGAACTAAGGAGGACGAGCGATCGATCCTCATGCTAAGGTCCACCCGCCCCCGAGAGACCCATGTTTTTAATAGATCACGAATCCTGGGCTCTAGGGAGAATAAGCCACGCGGGAGCCTGAACGAGATCTCCAGGTATTTATGGTTTAGGGACCTTATCTCCACAGCTACCTTCCCCAAAGGAAGATCCCCTTCTGCCAAACCATATCCGGTCATGCTCTTGGTCACCCTCCACCTCCCTTCAGTTCTTGCAAATACCTCCTTCTCACCTCGTTCAAGATCTCCCTTATCCCCGGCGAGGCGTAGTCCGGATAAGTCCACTCCAGAGGCCGAAACTCTCCCTTTTGATAGACTAGGGTGAGGTCTGCATAGATCCCCTCCCCCAAGTAAGGACGATGAGTATAACCCTTCGTAGTGGCCAAAATCAAGTGTTCTGCACAGATATACCCAGGATCGATGTTTATCCTCCTTCTTCCCTCGACGGCGAAGGTCTCCTCTACCTCATTAGTCTCCCTCTTGATCCTCACCAAGGATTCTCT encodes:
- a CDS encoding DUF4416 family protein, whose translation is MGKIGVPKPVKLIMSLITSDDLLLHQAMEVAAQRYGEVDFKSDVLPFGLTGYYTAEMGEGLFRRFITFRPMIPRESLVRIKRETNEVEETFAVEGRRRINIDPGYICAEHLILATTKGYTHRPYLGEGIYADLTLVYQKGEFRPLEWTYPDYASPGIREILNEVRRRYLQELKGGGG
- a CDS encoding YicC family protein; the protein is MTKSMTGYGLAEGDLPLGKVAVEIRSLNHKYLEISFRLPRGLFSLEPRIRDLLKTWVSRGRVDLSMRIDRSSSLVPRYRLEADVNLAEEYIHLLHKLKERFGLKGEVTLDHIAGVKEILPFLEVEENAELYWEEIASVMDRSLRALDESRQREGEILCGDLMGRLEEIRKLMEEIKSRAPFVVDAYRERLRDRLRVLLEGSDFDELRFYQEVAYFADRSDISEEVIRMESHLRQFETKLREEGPVGRGLDFILQEMNREINTIGAKANDALIAHKVIEVKGELERMREQVQNIE